A region from the Paenibacillus humicola genome encodes:
- a CDS encoding dipeptidase, translated as MIKLRSADFHCDVIWKLLEDETLSFRDETSGKLDVTLPRLRQADAVLQTFAIYVPERMERTMTPILRSIDLFYRKVLTAPGMKLVRTSGDIGEIGKSGTVGALLSLEGADGLQGDLAMLRILFRLGVRAAGLTWNHANWGADGALEPRQGGLTKTGKAFVKECNNLGILLDVSHLSERSFWDMADTTAKPLIASHSNARAVCDHPRNLTDDQIKALIAMDGLIGLTFVPQFVKPDANVSVADVLNHVERVCGLGGEDHLMFGSDFDGIDHHVGGLAHPGELHQLKEALLKAYPESKVRSFMSENALRFLEKHLPD; from the coding sequence ATGATTAAACTGCGTTCGGCCGATTTTCATTGCGATGTGATCTGGAAGCTGCTGGAGGACGAAACGTTATCGTTTCGGGATGAAACGTCGGGCAAGCTTGATGTCACCCTGCCGCGCCTGCGTCAGGCGGACGCCGTTCTGCAGACGTTTGCGATCTACGTGCCGGAGCGGATGGAACGCACGATGACGCCGATTTTGCGCAGCATCGACCTGTTTTACCGCAAGGTGCTGACAGCGCCCGGCATGAAGCTGGTCCGCACGAGCGGCGACATCGGCGAGATCGGAAAAAGCGGAACGGTCGGAGCGCTGCTTTCCCTCGAAGGTGCCGACGGCTTGCAGGGGGACCTCGCAATGCTTCGCATCCTTTTTCGGCTTGGGGTAAGGGCTGCGGGACTGACGTGGAACCATGCCAACTGGGGGGCGGACGGCGCACTTGAACCCCGGCAGGGCGGTTTGACAAAAACAGGGAAGGCTTTCGTTAAGGAATGCAATAATCTGGGTATACTGTTGGATGTATCCCATTTATCGGAACGGTCGTTTTGGGACATGGCGGACACGACGGCGAAACCGCTGATCGCTTCCCATTCGAATGCGCGGGCGGTTTGCGACCATCCGCGTAATTTGACTGACGACCAGATTAAAGCGCTAATCGCCATGGACGGCCTGATCGGCCTGACATTCGTGCCGCAATTCGTGAAGCCGGACGCAAACGTTTCGGTTGCCGACGTGTTAAACCATGTCGAACGTGTTTGCGGGCTGGGAGGCGAGGATCACCTGATGTTTGGCTCAGACTTTGATGGGATCGATCATCATGTGGGCGGCCTGGCGCATCCGGGAGAGCTGCATCAATTGAAAGAAGCCCTGCTTA
- a CDS encoding stage V sporulation protein S, with the protein MEVLKVSAKSNPNSVAGALAGVLRERGAAELQAIGAGALNQAIKAVAIARGFVAPSGVDLICIPAFTDIVIDGEDRTAIKLIVEPR; encoded by the coding sequence ATGGAAGTCTTAAAAGTTTCAGCAAAGTCCAATCCAAATTCCGTTGCAGGAGCGCTGGCCGGCGTGTTGCGCGAACGCGGAGCGGCCGAATTGCAAGCGATCGGGGCTGGTGCGTTGAACCAGGCAATTAAGGCAGTGGCAATCGCCAGGGGCTTTGTTGCTCCAAGCGGAGTGGATTTGATTTGCATCCCGGCGTTTACCGATATTGTGATCGATGGAGAAGACCGCACAGCGATTAAGCTCATTGTCGAGCCGAGATAG